The following proteins are co-located in the Sporosarcina pasteurii genome:
- a CDS encoding DUF4870 domain-containing protein, with product MSNKKILSALCYFSVFFFPLLLPFVIYFVSEELEVKYHAKRSLISHFVPVVILICGVIIFSFSMLTVEKRMMTIVNGSFDFWSIAPFLFTLIYSLLFIVIIIWNVFQGVKVLK from the coding sequence ATGTCGAATAAAAAAATATTAAGTGCCCTTTGTTATTTTAGTGTATTCTTTTTTCCTTTATTATTACCGTTTGTAATCTATTTCGTTTCTGAGGAACTAGAAGTTAAATATCATGCAAAACGCTCCCTTATTTCACACTTTGTTCCAGTTGTTATATTGATTTGTGGTGTGATTATTTTCTCCTTTTCCATGCTTACTGTTGAGAAGAGAATGATGACGATTGTCAACGGTAGTTTTGACTTTTGGAGCATAGCCCCTTTTCTATTCACGCTTATTTATAGCTTGTTATTTATTGTGATTATTATTTGGAATGTCTTTCAAGGTGTAAAGGTGTTAAAATAA
- a CDS encoding GNAT family N-acetyltransferase, translating to MILLEGEKCYLRILTEDDATMFTKVLIANKKYWSVFEPRQEPGFYTVSRQREKIRESIYQMRDRREYNFGIFDAKTSELIGHISLYSIKRLPFSSGFVGYSIDERQIGRGIGTEALRLVTAFAFNSVALHRVEAYVSPRNAGSIAVLEKSGYLREGLLRKILYINGVWEDHYMYAILEDDF from the coding sequence ATGATTTTATTAGAAGGTGAAAAATGTTATTTACGCATTTTGACTGAAGACGATGCAACAATGTTTACGAAAGTATTAATCGCCAATAAAAAATATTGGTCTGTATTTGAACCTCGTCAAGAACCTGGTTTTTACACAGTATCGAGACAGCGGGAGAAAATAAGAGAATCAATTTATCAAATGCGAGATCGGCGAGAATACAATTTCGGGATTTTTGATGCGAAAACAAGTGAGTTAATCGGACATATATCACTTTATAGTATTAAGCGGCTTCCTTTTTCAAGTGGATTTGTCGGTTACTCAATAGATGAAAGACAAATTGGACGAGGAATTGGCACCGAAGCATTACGCCTGGTGACAGCATTTGCATTTAACTCAGTGGCACTTCATCGGGTAGAGGCGTATGTGTCACCAAGAAATGCTGGCTCGATAGCTGTGCTGGAAAAATCGGGCTATTTGCGCGAAGGGTTATTGAGGAAAATTCTTTATATTAACGGGGTTTGGGAAGACCATTATATGTATGCAATCCTCGAAGATGATTTCTGA
- a CDS encoding YtxH domain-containing protein yields the protein MGKNKFGTYIVLGALLGGAASLLDRSTRNQVVGKSKKMFSTVRYYSQNTDALKLKIQEKKDKYETMYEKFSEDASYIKEKVDEIKQLTPQVKELVVDTKEAFVESKDEYKAIVNEQTQDELGKH from the coding sequence ATGGGAAAAAATAAATTTGGTACGTATATTGTTTTAGGTGCACTTCTTGGTGGTGCGGCAAGTTTATTAGACAGATCAACCCGTAATCAAGTAGTAGGAAAATCCAAGAAAATGTTCTCGACAGTTCGTTATTATTCACAAAATACAGATGCTTTGAAGTTAAAAATCCAAGAGAAAAAGGACAAGTACGAAACTATGTATGAGAAGTTTTCTGAGGACGCGTCCTATATAAAAGAAAAAGTTGACGAAATCAAGCAGCTTACACCTCAAGTGAAAGAGTTAGTTGTTGATACAAAAGAAGCTTTTGTTGAATCGAAAGATGAATATAAAGCAATTGTCAATGAACAAACCCAAGACGAATTAGGAAAGCACTAG
- the motA gene encoding flagellar motor stator protein MotA, translating to MDFSTVIGLVIGIVALVVGMVMKGVMLESLFNMAAVLIIFLGTAASVIIAFPTSELKRVPKLFGILFKEQKLASDSEVVRMFSRWADVARREGLLSLEAKTEDIDDPFLKNGLGLAIDGQNADYIRDVLSEEVEAMEDRHASGALIFSQAGTYAPTLGVLGAVVGLIAALKDLNDINVLGAAVSAAFIATLLGIFTGYVLWHPFANKLRRKSAEESRQKMMMIEGILSVLEGEAPRVIEQKLSSYLSLEERRKLATSDRDEREAGQVVEET from the coding sequence ATGGATTTTTCAACAGTAATCGGTCTCGTAATTGGGATCGTTGCGCTTGTCGTTGGAATGGTAATGAAAGGCGTTATGCTAGAGAGTTTATTTAATATGGCGGCAGTTCTCATTATTTTTTTAGGAACTGCAGCGTCAGTCATTATTGCATTTCCGACAAGTGAATTGAAGAGAGTGCCTAAACTATTTGGGATACTTTTTAAAGAGCAAAAACTAGCATCAGATTCTGAGGTTGTCCGTATGTTTTCGAGATGGGCCGATGTGGCGCGACGTGAAGGCTTATTATCTTTAGAAGCAAAAACGGAAGATATAGATGATCCATTTTTAAAAAATGGACTTGGTCTCGCAATAGATGGGCAAAACGCGGATTATATTCGAGATGTACTGAGTGAAGAAGTGGAAGCGATGGAGGATCGACATGCTTCGGGTGCCCTCATATTTTCACAAGCCGGTACATACGCACCTACGCTCGGTGTATTAGGTGCGGTTGTAGGGCTGATTGCCGCGCTAAAGGATTTAAATGATATTAACGTATTAGGCGCAGCAGTTTCAGCAGCATTTATTGCAACGCTACTTGGGATTTTCACAGGTTATGTGCTTTGGCATCCATTTGCGAATAAACTTCGACGAAAATCGGCTGAAGAATCACGCCAAAAGATGATGATGATTGAAGGAATATTATCCGTACTTGAAGGTGAAGCTCCTCGTGTCATCGAACAGAAACTATCATCTTACCTTTCATTGGAAGAAAGACGCAAATTGGCTACAAGCGATCGGGATGAAAGGGAGGCTGGCCAAGTTGTCGAGGAGACGTAA
- a CDS encoding aminopeptidase, translating to MPTFEQQLHHYAELAVEVGVNIQPDQILFINASTDSVEFVRLITEKAYDAGARQVMVDFSDDVLSRLRFEKAPEDSFAEFPEWKVLEREKLAEKGAAFMSIVSQSPDLLSGIDPTRIATAQKASGQALDKFRQLLQADTFSWTVIAAPSPAWAAKVFPNLPTEEQIPALWNAIFKAVRANTENPVEAWVEHDKTLHEKVDYLNDKRYAKLHYRAPGTDLIVDLPKGHLWCGAGSVNRQGHSFMANMPTEEVFTVPHKTGVNGYVSSTKPLSYGGNIIDNFKLTFQDGQVTEIKAEQGEDVLQQLIDTDEGAKYLGEVALVPHASPISESNILFFNTLFDENASNHFALGSAYAFCLEGGKTMPREELEEHGLNQSITHVDFMVGSEDMDIDGILEDGTAEPIFRNGNWAF from the coding sequence TTGCCTACATTTGAACAACAACTTCATCATTATGCCGAATTAGCTGTAGAAGTCGGGGTCAACATTCAACCCGACCAGATTCTTTTTATCAATGCTTCCACAGATTCTGTTGAATTCGTTAGACTCATTACTGAAAAAGCATACGACGCAGGGGCTCGCCAAGTCATGGTGGACTTTAGTGACGATGTTTTATCACGTCTTCGTTTTGAAAAAGCGCCGGAGGATTCTTTTGCTGAGTTTCCGGAATGGAAAGTACTTGAACGAGAAAAGCTTGCTGAAAAGGGTGCAGCATTTATGAGCATCGTGTCTCAAAGTCCTGATTTACTTAGCGGTATCGATCCAACACGTATTGCTACTGCTCAAAAAGCTTCTGGCCAAGCACTTGATAAGTTTCGCCAATTGCTACAAGCTGATACATTTAGCTGGACAGTAATTGCAGCCCCCTCTCCAGCATGGGCTGCAAAAGTTTTTCCGAATTTACCAACTGAAGAACAAATTCCTGCATTATGGAATGCCATTTTTAAAGCTGTGCGCGCCAACACTGAAAATCCAGTGGAAGCATGGGTAGAACACGATAAAACTTTACATGAAAAAGTAGACTATTTAAATGATAAACGCTATGCAAAACTACATTATCGTGCACCAGGAACAGATTTAATAGTAGATCTTCCTAAAGGTCATCTTTGGTGTGGCGCTGGGAGTGTCAATCGTCAAGGTCATTCGTTTATGGCCAATATGCCAACGGAAGAAGTATTCACCGTCCCGCATAAAACAGGTGTAAACGGCTACGTATCAAGCACAAAACCTTTAAGTTATGGTGGAAACATTATCGATAATTTTAAATTAACATTTCAAGATGGACAAGTTACAGAAATTAAAGCAGAACAAGGCGAAGATGTTCTTCAGCAACTTATTGATACAGATGAAGGTGCCAAATATCTTGGCGAGGTTGCGCTCGTTCCACATGCATCGCCAATTTCCGAGTCCAACATTTTATTTTTCAACACACTTTTCGATGAAAATGCATCGAATCACTTCGCATTAGGAAGTGCCTATGCGTTTTGTTTAGAAGGTGGGAAAACAATGCCACGCGAGGAATTGGAAGAACATGGGTTAAATCAAAGTATTACACATGTGGACTTTATGGTTGGCTCAGAAGATATGGATATTGATGGCATTTTAGAAGATGGAACTGCCGAACCGATATTCCGTAATGGTAACTGGGCATTTTAA
- a CDS encoding carbonic anhydrase, protein MALLTEILQFNEMFVEEKQYEQYVTTKFPDKRIVILTCMDTRLTELLLKSMNFKNGDVKLIKSAGAVVTHPFGGIMRSLIVAVYELQADEVFIVGHHDCGMSSIDTKKIIGHMVDRGIDSSLFNTLKYSGIDMKEWLHGFNDVTESVKNSVDLVKNHPLMDPEVPVHGLVIDPETGKLDTIINGYE, encoded by the coding sequence ATGGCACTTCTTACAGAAATTCTTCAATTTAACGAAATGTTCGTGGAAGAAAAACAATATGAACAGTACGTGACAACAAAGTTTCCTGATAAACGCATTGTCATCCTAACATGTATGGATACACGTCTAACTGAGTTACTTCTCAAATCAATGAATTTTAAAAATGGAGATGTCAAACTGATTAAAAGTGCCGGCGCAGTCGTCACTCATCCCTTTGGCGGTATTATGCGAAGTCTTATCGTTGCAGTTTACGAGCTTCAAGCTGATGAAGTCTTTATCGTTGGGCATCACGATTGTGGTATGAGCTCAATTGACACAAAGAAAATCATTGGGCATATGGTTGACCGCGGTATCGACAGTAGTCTCTTTAATACGCTTAAATATTCAGGTATCGATATGAAAGAATGGCTCCACGGCTTTAATGATGTCACTGAAAGCGTGAAGAACAGTGTTGACTTGGTAAAAAATCATCCATTAATGGATCCTGAAGTTCCTGTGCATGGCCTCGTGATTGATCCTGAAACAGGGAAATTAGACACGATCATCAATGGATATGAATAA
- a CDS encoding tryptophan-rich sensory protein yields the protein MIRFFSMAIILFVSLIVIGTAEIVPFNGITAIEIMNRLPVLLTPASYVFLIWILIYIFLVTWLLGFWRHQRRQSGKVFNIRFLFFIISLLFNMLLILLWHYEFFMWAIIIMVGLLLTISAIYFSYPKTENLILFRVPISIFFGWSVFSFIILINYTLVFVEWSGFGISQSLWAVIFLTLATAIALHFLYHYEDKAFNIVFMWGFIGIAVKNGFDSLFVTTAALFLTAVIGACFYLFKNKQVSASE from the coding sequence ATGATTCGATTTTTTAGTATGGCAATAATTCTTTTCGTTAGTCTTATCGTTATTGGCACTGCAGAAATCGTTCCTTTTAATGGAATCACCGCTATTGAAATTATGAATAGACTCCCTGTGCTGTTAACACCTGCAAGCTATGTGTTTCTGATTTGGATCCTAATATATATTTTCTTAGTGACTTGGCTCCTCGGATTCTGGCGACATCAACGACGACAATCAGGAAAAGTGTTCAACATTAGATTTTTGTTTTTCATCATAAGCTTACTATTCAATATGCTTTTGATTCTCCTATGGCATTATGAGTTCTTTATGTGGGCAATTATTATAATGGTTGGATTGTTACTTACCATCTCTGCCATTTATTTTTCATATCCCAAAACCGAAAACCTCATTTTGTTTCGCGTACCAATTTCAATATTTTTCGGTTGGAGTGTATTTTCTTTTATTATTTTAATTAATTATACGTTGGTATTTGTCGAATGGAGTGGCTTTGGAATTAGCCAATCATTATGGGCCGTCATCTTTTTAACACTAGCAACCGCAATCGCCCTTCATTTTTTATATCATTATGAAGATAAGGCATTTAATATTGTTTTTATGTGGGGATTTATTGGAATCGCAGTAAAAAATGGATTCGATTCTCTATTCGTGACTACTGCTGCATTGTTCTTAACCGCCGTCATTGGTGCATGCTTTTATCTATTCAAAAATAAACAGGTATCTGCCAGCGAATGA
- the motB gene encoding flagellar motor protein MotB — translation MSRRRKRRKKDSGKIDESWLLPYADLMTLLLALFIVLFASSSIDAEKLEEMSAVFNEIFDGGKGIMDHSAPSSAPIPKEYISDREEINSYIEDQKSLEGIRNRVDEYIAVHELENQFETTMTEEGLLVTIRDSILFNPGSAAIKEEYLPLAAELAELLVFDPPRQIVIAGHTDNVPMNSAEFSSNWDLSVMRAVNLLKLIMKNEHVDPLLFSAKGYGEFQPIGDNDTAEGRSKNRRVEVLIKPLILQDGTINPIE, via the coding sequence TTGTCGAGGAGACGTAAGAGAAGAAAGAAGGATTCTGGAAAAATAGATGAATCTTGGCTATTACCTTATGCTGATTTAATGACACTGCTTTTGGCATTATTTATTGTCCTTTTTGCATCCAGTTCAATAGACGCGGAAAAATTAGAAGAGATGTCTGCCGTTTTCAATGAAATATTTGATGGCGGAAAGGGGATTATGGATCATTCTGCACCAAGTTCTGCACCAATCCCAAAAGAATATATAAGTGATCGGGAAGAGATAAACTCCTACATCGAGGATCAGAAATCTTTAGAGGGAATTCGGAACCGCGTAGATGAGTATATAGCAGTACACGAACTGGAAAATCAATTTGAAACAACAATGACAGAAGAGGGACTCCTCGTTACCATTCGGGATAGTATTTTATTTAATCCGGGAAGTGCGGCTATTAAAGAAGAATATTTGCCGCTTGCGGCTGAATTAGCGGAGTTGTTAGTATTCGATCCGCCACGACAGATTGTGATAGCAGGGCACACAGATAATGTACCGATGAATAGTGCGGAGTTTTCATCGAACTGGGATTTGAGTGTTATGCGTGCCGTTAATTTATTAAAACTGATCATGAAAAATGAACACGTAGATCCTTTATTGTTTAGTGCAAAAGGATACGGGGAATTTCAACCGATAGGTGATAATGACACAGCGGAAGGTAGAAGTAAAAATCGTCGTGTAGAAGTGTTAATTAAACCACTTATATTACAAGATGGTACGATAAATCCAATTGAATAA
- the thiT gene encoding energy-coupled thiamine transporter ThiT: MQRKRLQFLMEVAILGALSFILDKLTVFVMPQGGSITLSMLPIIVMAFRWGISGGLLTGFLSGLLQLITGGTIFHWAQALMDYTLAYTLVGIAAITGIWLANSMAKGRKGSMVAAIVIGSVIGGLLRFFIHFVGGIVFFGEYAPAGQPVWLYSLVYNASYMIPSILLCSIVASLLFTSAPRLLKTA; the protein is encoded by the coding sequence ATGCAAAGGAAAAGATTACAGTTTTTAATGGAGGTAGCCATACTCGGGGCTTTATCATTTATTTTAGATAAACTTACGGTTTTTGTCATGCCACAAGGTGGTTCAATTACACTGTCTATGCTACCAATTATTGTCATGGCATTCCGTTGGGGCATCAGTGGTGGTTTACTAACAGGATTTCTAAGCGGTTTATTACAACTGATTACTGGTGGGACGATATTTCATTGGGCGCAGGCTTTAATGGATTATACGTTAGCTTATACATTGGTTGGGATTGCAGCAATTACTGGAATTTGGTTAGCAAATAGTATGGCCAAAGGGCGCAAAGGGAGTATGGTTGCAGCGATTGTCATCGGTTCGGTTATTGGTGGTCTTCTACGATTCTTTATTCATTTCGTTGGAGGAATTGTATTCTTCGGAGAATATGCTCCTGCTGGCCAGCCGGTTTGGTTATATTCTTTAGTCTACAATGCAAGTTACATGATACCTTCTATTTTATTATGTAGCATTGTGGCGAGTTTGCTATTTACAAGCGCACCAAGATTATTAAAAACAGCATAA
- a CDS encoding M3 family oligoendopeptidase, with the protein MKYSEVWDLDVFFKGGSSSPELRTHLDNVKEKINVVKENIDIFDIPTSVNESQEVFRLIELVKDTAVNLRQAGAVIGCYLAADTTDKKALLLQGEVGALGAEFQTVMLKFQQKLAKVDSDVWAKLMESTELNEFSFVLNEWREEVAIKLSEEEESLITALSVDGYHSWGQLYDQLVADIKVKVEVDGEVKELSVGQASNLSSSQHAAVRKESFEKLEVAWKDKEEFFATTLNHLAGFRLAVYEKRGWNSVLKEPLLRNRMSEDTLNAMWGAIGANKEPFVNYLNVKAEMLGTEKMNWYDLEAPVTESTKTMPYQEGAEFILKHFGEFGSELESFSRMAFEDSWIEAEDRANKRPGGFCTGMPMSEQSRIFMTYSGSMSNVATLAHELGHAFHSYVLRPVHWLNRGYAMGVAETASTFAEMIVADAAVKAAETKEEKIALLEDKIQRSVAFFMNIHARFLFETRFYEERRKGIVSAARLNTLMEEAQREAYGDALDTTHPHFWASKLHFYITQVPFYNFPYTFGYLFSLSIYAKALEEGAGFEEKYMALLRDTAVMTVEELAMKHLGEDITQEAFWAKGVALCVKDVEEFLELTAEEG; encoded by the coding sequence ATGAAGTATTCGGAAGTTTGGGATTTAGATGTTTTCTTTAAAGGTGGGAGTAGTTCACCCGAATTACGTACACATCTTGATAATGTGAAAGAAAAAATAAATGTGGTAAAAGAAAATATTGATATATTTGATATACCAACATCAGTGAATGAATCGCAAGAAGTCTTTCGCTTAATTGAATTGGTAAAAGACACAGCCGTGAATTTAAGGCAAGCGGGAGCAGTCATTGGATGTTATTTAGCTGCCGACACTACGGATAAAAAGGCATTGCTTTTACAAGGTGAAGTAGGGGCACTCGGTGCAGAATTTCAGACGGTTATGTTGAAATTTCAACAAAAACTCGCCAAGGTAGACAGTGATGTATGGGCAAAATTAATGGAATCCACGGAATTGAACGAATTCAGTTTCGTGTTAAATGAATGGCGGGAAGAGGTAGCGATAAAACTATCTGAAGAAGAAGAAAGTCTAATCACAGCATTAAGTGTAGATGGTTATCATAGTTGGGGACAACTTTATGACCAACTTGTTGCGGATATTAAAGTAAAAGTTGAAGTTGATGGTGAAGTAAAAGAGTTATCTGTTGGTCAAGCGTCTAACTTAAGTTCAAGTCAACACGCAGCTGTTCGAAAAGAGTCCTTTGAAAAATTAGAAGTTGCCTGGAAAGACAAGGAAGAGTTCTTTGCTACAACACTTAACCACCTAGCTGGCTTCAGATTAGCAGTTTATGAAAAACGTGGGTGGAATTCCGTATTAAAAGAACCACTTCTTCGTAACCGAATGAGTGAAGACACATTAAATGCGATGTGGGGAGCAATCGGAGCGAATAAAGAACCATTCGTAAATTATTTGAACGTGAAAGCAGAAATGCTCGGAACGGAAAAGATGAATTGGTATGACTTAGAGGCACCGGTTACAGAATCAACGAAAACGATGCCTTACCAAGAAGGAGCAGAATTCATCCTTAAGCATTTTGGAGAGTTCGGATCTGAACTTGAATCATTTTCAAGAATGGCATTCGAGGATAGTTGGATTGAGGCAGAAGACCGTGCGAATAAGCGACCAGGCGGTTTCTGTACAGGGATGCCGATGTCAGAACAATCCCGAATCTTCATGACGTATAGTGGCTCGATGTCCAACGTTGCGACACTCGCTCATGAGCTTGGACATGCTTTCCACTCCTATGTGCTTCGTCCTGTACACTGGTTAAATAGAGGCTATGCGATGGGCGTTGCAGAGACTGCATCGACTTTTGCAGAGATGATTGTTGCAGATGCGGCCGTGAAAGCAGCAGAAACGAAAGAAGAAAAGATTGCATTACTCGAAGATAAAATTCAACGTAGTGTTGCATTCTTCATGAACATTCATGCAAGATTTTTGTTTGAGACGAGATTTTATGAAGAACGTCGTAAAGGGATTGTTTCAGCCGCTCGTTTGAACACGCTAATGGAAGAAGCACAACGAGAAGCATATGGTGATGCGCTTGATACAACACATCCGCATTTCTGGGCTTCAAAATTACATTTCTACATTACTCAAGTTCCGTTTTACAATTTTCCATATACGTTTGGGTATTTATTCTCGTTAAGTATTTATGCAAAAGCACTTGAAGAAGGCGCAGGTTTCGAAGAGAAGTATATGGCGTTGTTGCGCGACACGGCAGTGATGACTGTAGAAGAACTTGCGATGAAGCACCTCGGTGAAGATATCACACAAGAAGCTTTTTGGGCAAAAGGTGTCGCACTTTGTGTGAAAGACGTTGAGGAATTTTTAGAACTAACAGCCGAAGAAGGTTGA
- a CDS encoding sodium:alanine symporter family protein, translating into MLELLDRIGGFVWGPPLLILLVGTGIFLTFKLGVIQLRLLPYSLKLVFSKNQDKSSEGDISHFQALMTAMAATVGVGNIVGVATAVVLGGPGAIFWMWVAGFFGMATKYGEAILAVKYRVKDAKGQMAGGPMYYLEHGLKQKWLGVLFAIFGALAAFGIGNGTQSKAVADIMSSTFSVPHWITGVVLFVIAGMVLLGGIKVIGRVTSFFVPIMALFYIIAGLIVMVMNIHLVPEAFGIIFKFAFTGEAAAGGAIGAAIRFGVARGLFSNEAGLGSAPIAAAAAKTDLPGRQALVSMTQVLFDTLIICSITGVTIVMSGQWKDTSIQAGALTAEAFGTFLGGAGPIIVAIGLIFFATSTIFGWGYYGEKCFQYLFPNEKAVMGYRAVFVCFILVGATASLDVIWALADVLNGLMAIPNLIGLLGLSGVIILETKRFQDKLKAERENTTKE; encoded by the coding sequence ATGCTAGAATTACTCGATAGAATCGGTGGGTTTGTATGGGGGCCGCCTTTACTTATTTTACTTGTCGGAACAGGTATCTTTTTAACATTTAAGCTCGGTGTCATTCAACTGAGGTTATTACCGTACTCTTTAAAGCTCGTCTTCTCGAAAAACCAAGACAAATCGTCGGAAGGAGATATTTCCCACTTCCAAGCGTTAATGACCGCAATGGCTGCAACAGTCGGAGTTGGTAATATTGTCGGAGTTGCAACAGCGGTAGTCTTAGGTGGTCCTGGGGCAATCTTTTGGATGTGGGTAGCTGGATTTTTCGGGATGGCGACGAAATACGGTGAAGCAATATTAGCAGTGAAATACCGTGTGAAAGACGCAAAAGGACAAATGGCTGGGGGGCCAATGTATTATCTTGAACACGGCTTAAAGCAAAAGTGGTTAGGGGTTTTATTTGCAATATTTGGCGCCCTTGCTGCGTTCGGGATTGGAAACGGGACACAATCCAAAGCAGTAGCAGACATTATGTCGAGTACATTTTCAGTTCCACATTGGATAACAGGTGTTGTACTCTTTGTCATTGCTGGAATGGTTCTTTTAGGTGGAATAAAAGTAATTGGACGCGTTACTTCTTTTTTCGTTCCAATTATGGCTCTTTTCTATATCATTGCAGGTCTAATTGTCATGGTGATGAACATTCACCTGGTGCCTGAAGCATTCGGGATTATTTTCAAGTTTGCTTTCACAGGAGAAGCAGCCGCAGGTGGAGCGATCGGAGCAGCAATTCGTTTTGGGGTCGCACGTGGACTCTTCTCCAACGAAGCAGGTCTTGGTTCAGCGCCAATTGCAGCGGCAGCGGCTAAAACAGATTTACCTGGTCGTCAAGCACTCGTCTCGATGACACAAGTTCTATTTGATACATTAATTATTTGTTCGATTACTGGGGTAACGATTGTCATGTCTGGACAGTGGAAAGATACTTCAATTCAAGCAGGTGCGCTAACAGCAGAAGCATTTGGAACATTTCTAGGAGGAGCCGGCCCGATCATTGTAGCAATCGGATTAATATTCTTTGCTACATCGACGATTTTTGGTTGGGGTTACTACGGGGAAAAATGTTTCCAGTACCTATTTCCAAATGAAAAGGCAGTTATGGGTTATAGAGCCGTATTCGTATGCTTTATCTTGGTTGGTGCAACAGCTTCGCTTGACGTCATTTGGGCTTTAGCTGATGTACTAAATGGACTCATGGCAATTCCGAACTTAATTGGACTTCTTGGATTGTCTGGTGTCATTATTTTAGAAACAAAGCGATTCCAAGACAAACTAAAAGCAGAAAGAGAGAATACTACGAAGGAATAA
- a CDS encoding DUF1128 domain-containing protein has translation MDLTKPTYENISFIVEQIKEKLRMANVDAMKPESFKTEKYDELLFMYEMVMKRQHISSNEVEAIAAELGALRK, from the coding sequence ATGGACTTGACAAAACCTACCTATGAGAACATTTCATTTATAGTTGAACAAATAAAAGAAAAACTTCGTATGGCTAACGTCGATGCGATGAAACCTGAAAGTTTTAAAACTGAAAAGTATGACGAATTACTGTTCATGTATGAAATGGTTATGAAACGTCAACACATCAGTTCCAATGAAGTAGAAGCAATCGCTGCCGAACTTGGGGCATTGCGTAAATAA